AGGTGTCAGGCGTAACGCCAATAGCCAAAATAACCATATCCGTATCTAACGTTGTTCCGCCGGCTAACTCGACTTGAATTTGTTCACCTATTTCCTTGAATGCTTTTGCACTTTCTGAGAAGAGCAGATTGACGCCATGTTGTTCTAGTTCTTGGGCCAACACATGGGACATTTCGATATCGAACGGCGCCAAAAGCTGGGGATCGGCTTGAACCAAGGTGACATCCAGTCCAACCTCTTTAAGATTTTCTGCCATTTCCACCCCGATGAATCCACCGCCTATAACAATAGCCGATTTCGAATTTGTTTCGGTTACGCGTTTTTTTATACGATCCGTGTCTGCTATGTTACGCAATGTGTATATCTTGGAACTATCAATGCCGGGTAACGCAGGACGTATAGGTTTTGCGCCGGGTGCTAAAATGAGGTAATCATAACTTTCGTCGTAAATACCGCGTTCAATGCTGTTAACACGCACTGTTTTGGAAACAGGGTCGATACGAGTGACTTCACTTTTTGTGCGAATATCAAGATTAAAGCGATTGTACATGGCTTCCGGAGTCTGTACGATTAGTTTGGAGCGGTCCTTAATTGAATCGCCAATATAGTAAGGTAACCCGCAATTGGCAAAAGAAATGTGTTCATCGCGCTCAAACATCACAATATGTGCTTCTTCATCCAACCGGCGCAGACGTGCAGCGGCTGAAGCGCCACCAGCAACTCCGCCGACAATCAGAACTTTCTTACTCATAAATGATCCTCCCCGAAGAAAACTTGAATTAGTTGTTTTACTCTGACGTCAGCAATGGTGTAGTTGACTTCGAGTCCATTACGTTCGGTTTTGACAACGCCGAAGTTGCGAAGTTTTTGCAAATGCTGGGACACTGTGGACTGAGGGAGATGCAAACATTCCTGCATATATCCAACGTTGCAAGAACCTTTCATCAGAAGTCCTTTCACAATACACAACCGAACCGGATGAGCTAGGGCCTTCAAAATGTCAGAGGCCTCATTAAATTGTTCAAAATCATTATCCACGGTGAGCGTCCTCCTTTAATTCAACATCACTATATCTCAATATTACGATATAACGATTTAAAAAACAAGTCAGGATAATTTCGCTCGAATTATTGGACCTAATGGAATAGAGAATGGAAAGAAAAACCTTGATTTTATTTCTTACTTACGTGATAACCAGTACGGAGTTTTAGAATCGGTTATATCGAAGTGTGGCGAGGAGCTTATAGAGATCCAGACCCCATGGGGAGAATACTATGCATCTGTGTTTAAACGTGTTTCTGGTGAGCAGATTAACAATACCGATTTTTGTGATACCATTTTGTACAGCTATGGAAAAGCTCTAGAAAGGCTCCATCTTTTATCTAGTCGATACACACCCGATAACACTCAAAGATGGTCATATAGTGATGTTTTAGATTGCATCCATGATAAATTAATAGACATTCCGGATGAGGCAGCAGCATTAATGAAACGAAATTATTACGAGATTATTTTGCATCGATCCCCAAATCGAAAAGTAATTATGGATTGATTCATTATGACTTTGAATTTGATAATGTATTTTACGATGACGAATCCACAACATGTAATATAATTGATTTTGATGATGCTATGTATCACTGGTATGCAATGGATATCGAACTGACGCTAGATAGTTTGCAGGATTGTATTCCACATGAAATTTATAATACCTCAAAAGATTTTGAAGGGGAGAGAGTATGATGAAAGTAGCAGAGGGTGTTGCGATTATCCCAATAAATATAGGTAATATAACTTTAAACCCTACATTAATTTGGGACGAAAACATGGCTATATTAATTGATACAGGAATGCCAGGCCAAGATAAACAGATTATAGATGGGATTGAAAGAGTAGGGACACCCTTTGATCGTTTGAAATCAGTAATACTTACCCACCAGGATATTGATCATATAGGAAGTTTGCCAGCCTTAATTGATCATTCAGGAAATAACTTAACGGTGTATGCTCATGAATTGGACAAGCCTTTTATTGAAGGGAAACAACCACTACTAAAATTAGATTTACCTGAAGACTTGCAACATTTAGTACATAATCTTCCTATAGTAAAAGTGGACCGAATATTGAATGAAGGGGATGTGCTCCCCTTTTTTGGCGGCGTTCATGTGATATTTACCCCAGGGCACACTCCAGGTCATATTAGTCTTTACTTAAAACAACATAAAATTCTCATTGCAGGTGATGCATTGTATTGCGATAAGGGCGACTTAAAACCCCCTACAAGCCGGACTACACTTGACCTAGTTGCTGCACAAAAGTCTGTATCCAAATTTCTGGATTTTGATATCCATACTGTTATCTGTTTTCATGGAGGTCTGTGTACGAACAACGTTAAAGAGCAACTCCGAGGATTAGTTATATTGTAATAATGAGGGAGAGATATCCCATGAGGAACAGCAAATTATCTAAATGTAAAAATCAAACGACAAGCAAAATACTATCCTAATTTCAGCGGTACTACTCATTGGCGGTATCTTTGCACCTTTTCTTCACACGCAAACTGCTGCTGTAGACACTACATCTACTATTACTACTGAATCGAGTTTATCCACCAGTAATATAAAGCTTCTATGGCAAAAGTTTGACCCAGACATTTGGGATACTACTAATAAAGACCTTCACTCAAATATCAGCTGCTAAAGTTGTATGAGTCTTGATGCCAGAAATATATGCATTAGCTCTACAACACTTAAAGTACTGGAATATTCTAAGTGTTGTTATTGTTACTTAATGAGTGTAGTATTACAGATCCAGTCATTACTATTGATTGGTGAGCACGCTGGAATATATTACAACTTGTTTGATGGTGACAAACGTGATATATTATTACTCCGGCCAAGAAATGTTGATGCCGAGCTCGAAAAGAAGTTGATAAAAGAGCTTGCATTACACGGTTGGATATGATATATTATAAGAGTTGCTGGTGAGACATTAACCGCCGACAACGAGAACTTGATCTTTGAAAACTGAACAACGAGTGAGTGGGATTTTACGAAAGTAAAATCCAAAATCATGGACTTCTTGAAGACCATGATTAGAGAATTTTTTAATTCTCGTCAGATGTTTCAAAATGAGCAATCGCTCTTTCTAAATACAATTTGGAGAGTTTGATCCTGGCTCAGGACGAACGCTGGCGGCATGCCTAATACATGCAAGTCGAGCGGAGTAATTTTGAAAGCTTGCTTTCAAAATTATTTAGCGGCGGACGGGTGAGTAACACGTAGGCAACCTGCCCTTTAGACTGGGATAACTACCGGAAACGGTAGCTAATACCGGATAATTTCTTTCCTCACCTGAGGAGAGAATGAAAGATGGAGCAATCTATCACTGAGGGATGGGCCTGCGGCGCATTAGCTAGTTGGTGAGGTAACGGCTCACCAAGGCGACGATGCGTAGCCGACCTGAGAGGGTGAACGGCCACACTGGGACTGAGACACGGCCCAGACTCCTACGGGAGGCAGCAGTAGGGAATCTTCCGCAATGGGCGAAAGCCTGACGGAGCAATGCCGCGTGAGTGATGAAGGTTTTCGGATCGTAAAGCTCTGTTGCCAGGGAAGAACGTCCGGTAGAGTAACTGCTATCGGAGTGACGGTACCTGAGAAGAAAGCCCCGGCTAACTACGTGCCAGCAGCCGCGGTAATACGTAGGGGGCAAGCGTTGTCCGGAATTATTGGGCGTAAAGCGCGCGCAGGCGGCTATTTAAGTCTGGTGTTTAAACCTTGGGCTCAACCTAAGGTCGCACTGGAAACTGGGTGGCTTGAGTACAGAAGAGGAAAGTGGAATTCCACGTGTAGCGGTGAAATGCGTAGATATGTGGAGGAACACCAGTGGCGAAGGCGACTTTCTGGGCTGTAACTGACGCTGAGGCGCGAAAGCGTGGGGAGCAAACAGGATTAGATACCCTGGTAGTCCACGCCGTAAACGATGAGTGCTAGGTGTTAGGGGTTTCGATACCCTTGGTGCCGAAGTTAACACAGTAAGCACTCCGCCTGGGGAGTACGGTCGCAAGACTGAAACTCAAAGGAATTGACGGGGACCCGCACAAGCAGTGGAGTATGTGGTTTAATTCGAAGCAACGCGAAGAACCTTACCAGGTCTTGACATCCCGATGTAAGCATTAGAGATAGTGTCCCTCTTCGGAGCATTGGAGACAGGTGGTGCATGGTTGTCGTCAGCTCGTGTCGTGAGATGTTGGGTTAAGTCCCGCAACGAGCGCAACCCTTATGCTTAGTTGCCAGCACATTATGGTGGGCACTCTAAGCAGACTGCCGGTGACAAACCGGAGGAAGGTGGGGATGACGTCAAATCATCATGCCCCTTATGACCTGGGCTACACACGTACTACAATGGCCGGTACAACGGGCTGCGAAATCGCAAGGTGGAGCGAATCCCAACAAAGCCGGTCTCAGTTCGGATTGCAGGCTGCAACTCGCCTGCATGAAGTCGGAATTGCTAGTAATCGCGGATCAGCATGCCGCGGTGAATACGTTCCCGGGTCTTGTACACACCGCCCGTCACACCACGAGAGTTTACAACACCCGAAGTCGGTGGGGTAACCCGCAAGGGAGCCAGCCGCCGAAGGTGGGGTAGATGATTGGGGTGAAGTCGTAACAAGGTAGCCGTATCGGAAGGTGCGGCTGGATCACCTCCTTTCTATGGAGAATCGTTTCCTGTAACGGAAACATTCGAACAGAAGCGTTAAGCTTCTATAAGGACCCTTGAAGGTTCGAACCACTCACTCGTTGCTCAGTTTTGAGAGTTTAAGCTCTCAAAAATCCTCGTTATTTTCGACCAACACATCCGTGATTGGCCCGAAAACAAGCGAGATTGATCCTTGAAAACTGGATACCGAAACGAATTTGCGTTTTAGAACATCTTATTACTGTAACTTGTGCAAACAAGTGAAGTGAAATTATGGCTTAGCGGAGATATTCGATTGTGTAAACAAACGAAACATCGAAGCGTTGGTTAAGCTAATAAGAGCACACGGAGGATGCCTAGGCGCCAGGAGCCGACGAAGGACGTGGCGAACAACGAAACTGCCTCGGGGAGCTGTAAGCAAGCTTTGATCCGGGGGTGTCCGAATGGGGAAACCCAGCTGTGGTAATTCGCAGTTACTCATACCTGAATACATAGGGTATGTAGAGGCAGACCAGGGGAACTGAAACATCTAAGTACCCTGAGGAAGAGAAAACAATAGTGATTCCGTCAGTAGCGGCGAGCGAACGCGGAACAGCCTAAACCAAGGGGCTTGCCCCTTGGGGTTGTGGGACGTCTCACATGGAGTTACAAAGGAATCTGGTAGGTGAAGAGGTCTGGAAAGGCCCGCGATAGAGGTAAAAGCCCTGTAACCTAAACCATATTCTCTCCGAGACGGATCCCGAGTAGTGCGGGGCACGTGAAACCCCGTATGAATCCAGCAGGACCATCTGCTAAGGCTAAATACTACCTGGCGACCGATAGTGAAACAGTACCGTGAGGGAAAGGTGAAAAGCACCCCGGAAGGGGAGTGAAATAGAACCTGAAACCGTGTGCTTACAAAAAGTCAGAGCCCTATCTATGGGTGATGGCGTGCCTTTTGTAGAATGAACCGGCGAGTTACGTTTAACATGCAAGGTTAAGTCGAGAAGACGGAGCCGCAGCGAAAGCGAGTCTGAATAGGGCGATGTAGTATGTGGACGTAGACCCGAAACCGTGTGATCTACCCCTGTCCAGGGTGAAGGTGCGGTAACACGCACTGGAGGCCCGAACCCACGCATGTTGAAAAATGCGGGGATGAGGTGGGGGTAGCGGAGAAATTCCAATCGAACTCGGAGATAGCTGGTTCTCCCCGAAATAGCTTTAGGGCTAGCCTCGGTATTAGAGTAGTGGAGGTAGAGCACTGATTGGTTGCGGGGCCCGCAAGGGTTACCAAGATCAGTCAAACTCCGAATGCCATATACTTATTGCCGGGAGTCAGACAGTGAGTGCTAAGATCCATTGTCGAAAGGGAAACAGCCCAGACCATCAGCTAAGGTCCCCAAGTGTGTGTTAAGTGGGAAAGGATGTGGAGTTGCACAGACAACCAGGATGTTGGCTTAGAAGCAGCCACCATTGAAAGAGTGCGTAATAGCTCACTGGTCGAGTGACTCTGCGCCGAAAATGTAACGGGGCTAAACACACCACCGAAGCTATGGCTAGATACTAAGTATCTGGGGTAGGGGAGCGTTGTATATACGTTGAAGGTATACCGTGAGGAGTGCTGGAGCGTATACAAGTGAGAATGCCGGTATGAGTAACGAAAAGATCAGTGAGAATCTGATCCGCCGAAAGCCCAAGGTTTCCTGAGGAAGGCTCGTCCGCTCAGGGTAAGTCGGGACCTAAGGCGAGGCCGAAAGGCGTAGTCGAAGGACAACAGTTTGAAATTACTGTACCACCGTAATCCGCTATGAGCGATGGGGTGACGCAGGAGGGTAGTGACGCGGACTGATGGAAGTGTCCGTCTAAGCAGTGAGGCTAATGTGTAGGCAAATCCGCACATTATTAGGCCAGGCTGTGATGGGGAGCGAAAATTGTAGTAGCGAAGGTCATGATCTCACACTGCCAAGAAAAGCCTCTAGCCAGGAGAAGGTGCCCGTACCGCAAACCGACACAGGTAGGCGAGAAGAGAATTCTAAGGCGCGCGGAAGAACTCTCGTTAAGGAACTCGGCAAAATGACCCCGTAACTTCGGGAGAAGGGGTGCCCCGGTAGTGTGAATAGCACGAGGGGGCCGCAGTGAAAAGGCCCAAGCGACTGTTTAGCAAAAACACAGGTCTGTGCGAAGCCGCAAGGCGAAGTATACGGGCTGACGCCTGCCCGGTGCTGGAAGGTTAAGGGGAGCGGTTAGGAGCAATCCGAAGCTGTGAACCGAAGCCCCAGTAAACGGCGGCCGTAACTATAACGGTCCTAAGGTAGCGAAATTCCTTGTCAGGTAAATTCTGACCCGCACGAATGGCGTAACGACTTGGGCGCTGTCTCAACGAGAGATCCGGTGAAATTTTAATACCTGTGAAGATGCAGGTTACCCGCGACAAGACGGAAAGACCCCATGGAGCTTTACTGCAGCTTGATATTGAATTTGGGTACGATCTGTACAGGATAGGTGGGAGCCAGAGAAGCAGGAGCGCAAGCTTCTGCAGAGGCGACGTTGGGATACCACCCTGATCGTATCTAGGTTCTAACCTAGTGCCCTAATCGGGTACGGGGACCGTGTCAGGCGGGCAGTTTGACTGGGGCGGTCGCCTCCTAAAGAGTAACGGAGGCGTTCCAAGGTTCCCTCAGAATGGTTGGAAATCATTCGAAGAGTGCAAAGGCATAAGGGAGCTTGACTGCGAGACCTACAAGTCGAGCAGGGACGAAAGTCGGACTTAGTGATCCGGTGGTACCGCATGGAAGGGCCATCGCTCAACGGATAAAAGCTACCCTGGGGATAACAGGCTTATCTCCCCCAAGAGTCCACATCGACGGGGAGGTTTGGCACCTCGATGTCGGCTCATCGCATCCTGGGGCTGAAGTAGGTCCCAAGGGTTGGGCTGTTCGCCCATTAAAGCGGTACGCGAGCTGGGTTCAGAACGTCGTGAGACAGTTCGGTCCCTATCTGTCGTGGGCGCAGGAAATTTGAGAGGAGCTGTCCTTAGTACGAGAGGACCGGGATGGACGTACCGCTGGTGCATCAGTTGTTCCGCCAGGAGCATGGCTGAGTAGCTACGTACGGACGGGATAAGCGCTGAAAGCATCTAAGCGTGAAGCCCCCCTCAAGATGAGATTTCCCAATTAGTAAGACCCCTTGAAGACGACGAGGTAGATAGGTTGGAGGTGGAAGTGCAGCAATGCATGGAGCTGACCAATACTAATCGGTCGAGGGCTTATCCAAATATCTAAACGCAGATTTGTTTCGGATTCAGTTTTCAGGCGATTAAGCCTGCCGTTTGGTGGCGATAGCGGAGGGGTTCCACGCGTACCCATCCCGAACACGACCGTTAAGACCTCCAGCGCCGATGGTACTTGGACCGAAGGGTCCTGGGAGAGTAGGACGTTGCCAAGCACAGGAAAAAAGCATGACCCTAATGGGTCATGCTTTTTTGTTTATGTATAAAGATCAGACGATATGGATTAAAGTGCCCTGATTTATTGAATTAATAGTACGTTTCGTGGATATGTTAATGCTACAGAAAGTTATATAGAAGGAGGGAATAACATGATCAATTATGACAATCTCGGACCCGGCGTTGAGCCAATTCCAGAACCGGATAAAAGTGAGGAAGGACGTGAAGGACTTAAGGGCCTGGATGAAGTTGTTGGAGGCATTATGGATAATGTGCAAATGGCTTTAATCGGCAATGAGAAATCTGATTTGAATGCAGATCGGAACACCCCAAACCAAGAAGATTAAAGAAGAAAGAGGGCATTCCATCACCCATGTATAATGGTGTCGGAATACCCTTTAGCTTTTGACATATGACTAAGACTTGATTTTTAGTGCTCTATAATATGCTGACTTAAAAACTTTGGATTACTTCAACTTCCATAAGGCCGGAGTTGTAGCAGGTTCCCATCCCTGTAGGGAGGTATGGGTTTGAAGGCAAGTATAAGTTTTTCCACTGTAGGATACAGTATCGCCTACTTTATAAGCGACTCCAGCCGTCCAGGTATTAACCCCCGGAGTCGCGGTAGCGGTCGGTGTTGGAGATAGCGTAGGAGTTGGCGTTGTTGTTGGTGTTGGTGTGGATGTTGCTGAAGGCGTAGGGGTAGCGGTTCCGCTTACACCTAAGAACTTCCAAGGACCGTCAGCACCACTGAGGTCCGGACGGTCCCCTTGTGTCCACCACTTGGCTTCATAAAGGATCCCGTTATAGATAACACGTTGTCCAATAGTATACACAGCTGTGGAATTCCAGGTTGTTGTGGTTCCTTGTGTCGGTGTAGGTGTTGGAGACGCAGTTGCAGTTGCTGTTGGAGTAGCAGACGGTGTTGGTGAAGGTGTCGCTGTGGCAGCAGGTGTAGGAGTTGGTGTAATTACTACCCCGCCGCCCAGATCGCTGCTCAGCTTGTTCTGCAAGGTTCTGTTACGGTCGCCGCTGGTCTCCCAGAACATGACTCCTGCCAATCCCTTGGATTTCACGTAACTTGTCTTATATCCAAAGGATTCTGTGTCATCATAGCTGATATAGGTTTGGGTGGCGGGATTATACAGATAAGGGACTTTGGATACATTATTCCAGTACCGGGTATAGCCGTTTTTATTGATGTAATTGGCTTCCAGATCGTTGAAATCATAGCTGCCCTTCTCCCAAGTTCCCGTGGAGGATAAACCGGAGGATACTTGATATTGTCCATTTCCCGAACTTGGAGCTCCACCCCAACCTCGGCCGTAGAAAGGCATTCCTAGAACGAGTTTGCTTGCAGGTACCCCATTTTGCAGATAGCTGGTTACCGCCTTATCGATATTGTAATTTGCAGGTTCTGTTAAACCTGTTCCAGCAGTTGCAGGGTCATAATATAAAGGCGCGTTGTGTCCAGTGGTGGTGTTCCAGCTCCCATTAAAATCATAGGTCATAATATTGATCCAATCGACAACAGAAGAGATGCCTGCAAGATTATTGTTCTGAATGTAAGCGGGGCCTGCACCGGAAGCGATGGTTAGCAGGTAGGTTTTACCGTCAGTGGTACCGGCTGCATTCAGCTTCTCACGGATTTTTTGGAGCAGCAGTACATAGTTCCCTTTGTCTTCCGGACGGTAGCTGTTCCCTGCAAGACCGCCGCTTACGGGGTATTCCCAGTCCAGGTCAACGCCATCCATTTGATACTTGCGAATAAAATCAACCGCTGAGTTGGCAAAAACCTCACGGGTTGCTGCCGTAGCGGCAACATCGGAGAACCGATTCGACCAAGTCCATCCGCCAACGGAGATTACTGTCTTCAATTTAGGATTTTTCTCTTTAAGCTTCCAAAGCTGCTTCAAGTTCCCTTTAATAGGATCGTCCCATTTGTCATCTCCGAAGCTCTTTTGGGCATCAATCCATGGATCTCCCAAAACGATCGTACCGTTGGGAACGTTAATGGTCTGCCCTTGTTCATTCTGACAGGACCATGTTACCGGGTTGGGACCGGTCGGATCTGAATTACCGTGAATCCCATTCCAGCAGATATCTGCAAAGGCGTAATTAATGACATTCATTTTTGTGGGGTCAATATCCGCTACATTAAATGCTCTGCCATAAGCAGCCCATGAGGCATAATAACCCACCAGCTTGTAATCAGTAGCTGCATGTGCCGATTTGACGTTTGTACCTAAGGAAGAGAATAGAGTTAAAACGAGTGCAACTACGATCCCTACCGCGAAATTCCTTCGTGTTCTGGTTTTCGTGAACAGCATTGCTTTTGAGCCTCCTTCGATTTTTCGGAATACCTCTCACACTCTTGAAAAATATTAACAGGTATTTGCTAGGACTCACTCATTAGCATAGGGAGGGAGAATAAATACATGAAGCGTGGAGGTACCTCTATTTTCTAGTAAATCCCAATATTTGGCTAGGGGGAAAATCTCAAGATGAAGGGGCAAAATCTTCAACACCAAGTTGCCATGAGCGGGGGACTTTCTGGTGTGTATAATGAATATCGTTGGAAACAACAAAAAAAGCCGCAAAAGGGCGGCTTTTCTGTTACTTAAGTACTTATCAATTAAGTGTTACTAATTCATTGTGTGGGGTGAAAAAAAGATTCAGACCCGTGGCTGCTGCATAGAGTACAATGACTCACGCTTCATAGGAACACTCACTTTTTAAGATGTCATCTCTATGTAGTTCTATTTATCTTTTCATTTCCCTTCCCAATGAAATATTCATACGAGTTTCATAAATATAGTGAAAAAAACCTGAAAACTCTGTTACTCTGATAGAGTTGAAGTTTTTACATACAGAAACGTTTAAATAGATGAAGGAGTTTAATCTAAATGAAGATCATTCGCATCATTGCTCAGGTTGGGCTTTTATATTTGTTTTACTTAGCTGGTGACTATGTGCAAAAGCTGTTCCACCTACCGGTCCCGGGCAGTATTGTTGGGCTGCTGCTGCTTTTTATTTTGCTTTTGTGCAAGGTTGTGCCTGAGAGTTGGATTGAGAATGGAGCTGTCTCAGTGCTGTCGTATCTTCCTTTGTTTTTTATACCTGCAACAGCTGGGATCGTAGACCACTTAGGGATTTTCAGCGGAAGAGGGTTGTTGTTAATTGCGATCCTCATCCTTAGTACAGCATTAACGATTGGAGCAGCAGCACATTCCAGTCAATGGCTGGCAGGTTGGGGTGCCAGAAGTACAAGAAGTACGAGAAGTATTGGAAGCACAAGAAATACTGCTAATTTAACAGGGGGCAGGAATTTAAGGGAAAAGGGGGAAGAAGTCTGATGATTTTGACAGCAGCGGTGATTGTTTTAGTTACAGTAGGTATTTATCTCGTAATGTCCTTAATCTACAGACGTTTTCGCTTACCCGTATTGATGCCGGCATTGACTGCTACGTTTACTGTGGTAGTAATTCTTTTGTATTTCCGGATTCCCTATGACACCTATATGATCGGCGGGAAGTGGATAAATCAATTGCTGGGTCCTGCTGTTGTTTCTTTAGCGTATCCCTTATATAGGCAGCGTCATGTGCTGCGCCGTAATCTTCCTGCTATTCTAGGTGGAACTCTTACTGGCTTACTTGTAGGTATGTTCAGCGGAATATTGCTGGCTGTGGTCTCGGGATTTCCCAAATTATACATTCTGTCCTTGCTGCCAAAATCAATTACTACCCCTGTAGCGATTCAAATATCGTCCAATCTAGGCGGGGAATCCTCCCTAACTTCCGTATTTGTGATGATTGCCGGGTTTACGGGAGCTATTGCTGGTCCTTATATCTTAAAGCTATTTAGAATCAAAGGCGCTGTTGGAATCGGGATCGGACTAGGAACAGCTTCGCATGCGCTGGGTACAGCCAAAGCGCTCGAATACGGAGAAGAATCAGTCTCCATGAGTTCAGTAGCGATGACTGTCTGTGCTATCGCGGGTTCTTGTGCAGCCCCTCTGGTAGTCTGGATGCTGTATCCTCACTAAGTATCACAACCTAAAAAGGGTGTCTCTTGGCCGATTGGCTTCAGAGGCACCCTATTTGATTAGCAATAACTCTTATAAATTACTCTTATATTCGAATATTACTGGAAAAGCAATGTCTGAATAGCATGAGCCGGAATCGAATGCTCAGCCAGTTGTCCACGGTAGCTTAGTGTAAACGGTAGCTTGCTCTCCGTACGGTTCATTACAATAACTGCGATTGTACCGTCAATATTACGGAATGCAGTAGTTTCAAGCTTATCGGTATATTTGGAGCTGCCAATCCGCTTGGCTCCCGGACGAATGAATTTGCTGAAGTGTCCGATGTAATAGAACGAGCTTTCAAAAATAACCTCATCCTTCTGGGTATCTCCAATGATAGGAGCATCACAGTAGTTGCCCACATGGTTAGGACCGCCTT
Above is a window of Paenibacillus wynnii DNA encoding:
- a CDS encoding MBL fold metallo-hydrolase; the encoded protein is MKVAEGVAIIPINIGNITLNPTLIWDENMAILIDTGMPGQDKQIIDGIERVGTPFDRLKSVILTHQDIDHIGSLPALIDHSGNNLTVYAHELDKPFIEGKQPLLKLDLPEDLQHLVHNLPIVKVDRILNEGDVLPFFGGVHVIFTPGHTPGHISLYLKQHKILIAGDALYCDKGDLKPPTSRTTLDLVAAQKSVSKFLDFDIHTVICFHGGLCTNNVKEQLRGLVIL
- a CDS encoding CidA/LrgA family protein, which encodes MKIIRIIAQVGLLYLFYLAGDYVQKLFHLPVPGSIVGLLLLFILLLCKVVPESWIENGAVSVLSYLPLFFIPATAGIVDHLGIFSGRGLLLIAILILSTALTIGAAAHSSQWLAGWGARSTRSTRSIGSTRNTANLTGGRNLREKGEEV
- a CDS encoding ArsR/SmtB family transcription factor, translating into MDNDFEQFNEASDILKALAHPVRLCIVKGLLMKGSCNVGYMQECLHLPQSTVSQHLQKLRNFGVVKTERNGLEVNYTIADVRVKQLIQVFFGEDHL
- a CDS encoding glycosyl hydrolase family 18 protein, which gives rise to MLFTKTRTRRNFAVGIVVALVLTLFSSLGTNVKSAHAATDYKLVGYYASWAAYGRAFNVADIDPTKMNVINYAFADICWNGIHGNSDPTGPNPVTWSCQNEQGQTINVPNGTIVLGDPWIDAQKSFGDDKWDDPIKGNLKQLWKLKEKNPKLKTVISVGGWTWSNRFSDVAATAATREVFANSAVDFIRKYQMDGVDLDWEYPVSGGLAGNSYRPEDKGNYVLLLQKIREKLNAAGTTDGKTYLLTIASGAGPAYIQNNNLAGISSVVDWINIMTYDFNGSWNTTTGHNAPLYYDPATAGTGLTEPANYNIDKAVTSYLQNGVPASKLVLGMPFYGRGWGGAPSSGNGQYQVSSGLSSTGTWEKGSYDFNDLEANYINKNGYTRYWNNVSKVPYLYNPATQTYISYDDTESFGYKTSYVKSKGLAGVMFWETSGDRNRTLQNKLSSDLGGGVVITPTPTPAATATPSPTPSATPTATATASPTPTPTQGTTTTWNSTAVYTIGQRVIYNGILYEAKWWTQGDRPDLSGADGPWKFLGVSGTATPTPSATSTPTPTTTPTPTLSPTPTATATPGVNTWTAGVAYKVGDTVSYSGKTYTCLQTHTSLQGWEPATTPALWKLK
- a CDS encoding LrgB family protein — translated: MILTAAVIVLVTVGIYLVMSLIYRRFRLPVLMPALTATFTVVVILLYFRIPYDTYMIGGKWINQLLGPAVVSLAYPLYRQRHVLRRNLPAILGGTLTGLLVGMFSGILLAVVSGFPKLYILSLLPKSITTPVAIQISSNLGGESSLTSVFVMIAGFTGAIAGPYILKLFRIKGAVGIGIGLGTASHALGTAKALEYGEESVSMSSVAMTVCAIAGSCAAPLVVWMLYPH
- a CDS encoding phosphotransferase, with protein sequence MNETKLLRDYFASIPKSKSNYGLIHYDFEFDNVFYDDESTTCNIIDFDDAMYHWYAMDIELTLDSLQDCIPHEIYNTSKDFEGERV